The Daphnia carinata strain CSIRO-1 chromosome 9, CSIRO_AGI_Dcar_HiC_V3, whole genome shotgun sequence nucleotide sequence TCTATTCTATTCGCATTAAATGCTTTTGTCACGTATAAACCATAAAATTTTGCAAAAGCAAGCTATGACTCACGAATTTCCACCCCGTAAAGCAAAACGATTTGCAATGGAAATTAGAAAGAGCCAGAACAATTGCACCTTGAGGCCATAggaaaatttataaaaaaacagGTCGCAACCAGCAGATTTGCGAAATTTGCTTTACAGATGATTTGAATTCAATTACCACAGCCCCGAGAGCAGCTTCATGAAATTTTATATACCTTAGCTGAAATATCCAGCTTTTGACAGTTACAAATGTCTTATGCACCTCCATATTGACTGTTActaatttgttgttttgtttacaaTATTAACGGGCACAATCATTTAATAAACTGACGCggaatcatttttaaaacgatCTTACGATGTCATTTAAAAAGTAAGACTCTCCGCTCTCTATTCTTCCCTACTTCCGTTGTAAGGCAATCTTTCTATACTGACGTTCCTGCTGAAACAATTAACTTATCCTTTCAAAATCCATATCTGCCAATTCACGAGGAGCCTCTCGATAAGCGTGCGAGTACAAATGTCGACGGGCAAGAGACATCCTTGAAAGAGCAATTTCACTGCCTAAATCTGGCTTGACGCAGAATAAATGGTgacaattttctttgttcgCAGATAATTGTTTCAACTTTGACGTGCACATCTGAAGGTGAACCAGTTCATACGTCGTGTgcgagaaaatgaaagtgtTCCCATTGCCGAATCTATTGAAAATTCGGAACTGAACAAAAACGCTAGACACAGAGGAAATATGAATACAATGGTCATGAAAACTAGGTCGCATTACCTTGGACCGCAGAGTTGCATGGTACAGACTAACGGTGCGTTTTGCATATAAAAGCAGCTAGTGGAACATcaaacaaacagaatcaaaCAATCCTCAAAATGAATAAGGTACCATATCCTTTTTTGCGAAgctttttcctctttgatatttattttattttataatattttcgttttgaaatatAATCAGGTCATCATCACCCTAGCTCTGTTGATCGCTGTGACTGTGGCCGTGCCACAAGGAAGAAGATTTGGTGGCAATACTTTTGGACGTCCCGTTGTTGGACTACGCCCCATTGGTGGTGGACTAGGAGGattaaatttatttggttAAACGACATCTTCGTATAGAGCGCTCGATTCTAAATCTAATCTTTGAAATTCTGTTTTCTAAACCATAAATAGGAGGTAGTGGAACCGGTGCCGGTGCTGGAACAGGATCTGCTGGCTTTGGAGGAGTTTCAGCTTCAGGAGTAAGTGAACTTGTTCTATAGGTATTTGATACAATGTGTTCATGGTTGCATTAATCTCGTTCAGGTCGGCATTTCAAGCGCCCAGAACGGTGGATTCGGTACAGGCAGTGGAAGTGGATCGGCTGGATCCAACTTTTTCACCGGCCAGAACTTCGCCACTGGTACCGGTAGCGGACAGAGTGCCGGCAAATAATTTCTATGTTGTACATACATCCTAGCTGACGAATATTGGCATGTCCTGTAAAATACTTTTtgataataaattaaaagaataCCATTTGACATGTTCCTGATACAGTTTCTTGTTACTTACGGCGGGTTACATAGCATCTCGTTTTCCATTACGTTGCACGAAGTCTTAAATAGCATTGTCATACGAAAAGAATGTGCAGCAGACGGACTGTACTATCCCAGCTGGTGCACCTTTGAAATCCAGATTCATCCAGTTCTCTTTGACTTACCAATTACTTTGAGGCAGAAATGGAAAGGAAGAATTAAAGATGATGAACAATTAAGAATGCCCCAGCATACAAACATATGTGTTGTGTATAGGGGGGATTTTTCTCGCaaacaattggaaaaaaacTTGAGGGGAACAGAATTTATTCGCAGGATAGTACGAAATGATTTTTGTATGCGTCCATCACGATGAAccgaaatgagaaaaaagaaataccaggcagaaagaggaagagacaaaacaaaagcagagTGTTTGCAGAACACAACAAGGAAAGTACATCTATCATCGACACTGAACGGATAGTGTTCCATGCAATCAGATCTCCCCGGAATAATATGGCGAATGATTGCACTCGATTCCAGCGATCGTGTCACGGACTACTGCACTAATAAGTCATGTCTCAAAAAGAGCCTCATGTGAATCTGCTGGTGAGCTTCCGTGCATGTTGCAACCTTCGATGTTGCGATGAGCAGCTCATCCCGTTATCATTACTAAAATTAGCAAGTATCCCATTAACACTAGACtactaaacaaaaatagcTAAGTGGTCTTGTTACTGTTTAATCGATATAGATAGAGTATCATCCGTAAATTGATAAAACAATTAGGAACAGATTGAATAAAGTAAATATTTATTGTGTTTCTCCAATGTTTTTACAATTGTATGTGTGCGGTTGGTCAgaattgaaataaattatttgcCGGAGCTTTGGCTGCTTCCATCACCAGTAGCGAAATTCTGTCCGGTGAAGAAGTTTGAGCCGGCGAGTCCGCTTCCGCTGGAAGTGCTGAATCCACCGTTCTGAGCGTTAGATAGGGCAACctaaaaagaggaaaatcaTACATGATCAACGCTCAAACAACATCTTCATGCCCAAATAATAATGTAACTTACTCCTGAGGCTGAAACGCCTCCAAGACCAGCTGATCCTGTTCCAGCACCGGCACCGCTTCCACTGCCGCCTTTACGATTCAAAACAATTGCGTTAGTTTCAAAGGTCACAGCCTTTcctgaaaaaatatttatttaccAAATCCTAATCCACCTAGTCCACCAAGTCCACCAAATCCACCACCAATGGGGCGGAGTCCTACAACTGGACGTCCGAACAAACCGCCGCCGAAGAATCTTCCTTGGGGCGCGGCCATGGTAACGGCAAGAAGAAGAGCGAGGGTGATCAATACCTTTAAAACGAAACACACGTTAAGCAACGAAAGAACAGAATTTAGAATGGAATAAGCTAATTCGAAGATAACTCGATAATACTTAAGCTTACCTTGTTCATTTTAGAGGCTGTTGGATACTGTTCTTTATCGACCAGATGTGATGCTTTTATACACAAATGAAATGCCTGTAGATTAGGTGTAAGACACTAGTCCAAGGTGATCTGACCTAATTGTTAGTACAGTTTGAGATATGTTTACCCTGACGGACTATATGAAATTGAGGCCAAGTACGATTCATCAAACCTGTTTCTGCAACAATCTCTCATGCAAACTCTTGCTACATTCCGTATTTAATGACACGGGACGGActaacttttatttattaccGTCAACTGACGAAACATACGAACGCGTTTACCTTGAAGGCTTACACGCTGAAAACAATGGCTTGTCATCTAGCGTCCTCAGACGTGACGCACGCCTTGCATAGATATATTAGACATCTGTGAACCTTCTCTCTGGAGGTCGGGGTAAACAGATTGGAAACTTAAAATGAGCAGGTTAACTGCAGCAAAAAAAGGCCTGATCAATGCTGACACTATCCGAAGATAAGAAATGGTGAACAAATGTTTGATAGAGTGTCGACGAAGAAATTGTCGATTCCCTTAAAAAGCTATTATAATGAAGTAAGTTTACCATGTTACCATGAGATTTATTGTGAGTACCACATTCTAAACGGTTAAGTAGGACATGGGACAAAATTGGTAATCACTGAGAATGTCATTTCGAATCGCGAATGAGATTCCAACCTTGTCATTAGCTTACATAGCGTGAGCAATTCTatcccttttcatttgttttgcgcTTTGTTATATGCTCTAGAGTTATCATCGCACAGAACAGTAAAACCCAcctaaatcaataaaaataaacaacaatttataaaaaagaaaggaaaaatctaTTTGTGTCTTCGTTAATCCTCCAATAATCCACCACTCATTTGTATACAAAAACCATCGACAATCATCAGTTGCATTTCGAAACGTTACGtaaggttctttttttttaattgtccTCAGAAATAGCAGAGATGGACATTAGCCTCGTGCCAGGGCCAGGGCATATGCGCGTGCAAATTCGGCTTTGGCAGCGGCAACATCAGGGGTATCCTGGACCTGCTGCGGAAGAGCATTCGGCATGTCGGCATATCGTGCGGGCAAGTAAGCGACGACTCCGTTAGCAGCGGCAGCTGCGGTGTACAGACGGTAGTGTTCAAGAGTAGCGGCTTTCACTTCGGGAGTATCTTGCACGGACCTCTTACCACG carries:
- the LOC130700790 gene encoding uncharacterized protein LOC130700790 isoform X1, whose protein sequence is MNKVIITLALLIAVTVAVPQGRRFGGNTFGRPVVGLRPIGGGLGGLNLFGGSGTGAGAGTGSAGFGGVSASGVGISSAQNGGFGTGSGSGSAGSNFFTGQNFATGTGSGQSAGK
- the LOC130700788 gene encoding acanthoscurrin-1-like isoform X1 — protein: MNKVLITLALLLAVTMAAPQGRFFGGGLFGRPVVGLRPIGGGFGGLGGLGGLGFGGSGSGAGAGTGSAGLGGVSASGVALSNAQNGGFSTSSGSGLAGSNFFTGQNFATGDGSSQSSGK
- the LOC130700788 gene encoding acanthoscurrin-2-like isoform X3 — its product is MNKVLITLALLLAVTMAAPQGRFFGGGLFGRPVVGLRPIGGGFGGSGSGAGAGTGSAGLGGVSASGVALSNAQNGGFSTSSGSGLAGSNFFTGQNFATGDGSSQSSGK
- the LOC130700788 gene encoding acanthoscurrin-2-like isoform X2, with the translated sequence MNKVLITLALLLAVTMAAPQGRFFGGGLFGRPVVGLRPIGGGFGGLGGSGSGAGAGTGSAGLGGVSASGVALSNAQNGGFSTSSGSGLAGSNFFTGQNFATGDGSSQSSGK